A genomic stretch from Nocardia wallacei includes:
- a CDS encoding methionyl-tRNA formyltransferase: MRIVSFGFQTWGRKTLQALIDSEHEVVLAVTHPASEHAYKGIWSDSVEELAREHGIPVHLTERADAETIDLVKRAEPDVIVVNSWYTWMPRELYAMPPHGTLNLHDSLLPKFTGFSPVLWALISGESEFGLTVHRMDEGLDSGDILVQRALPIGPDATGTELVLAGLELIPGVLEEALTALDSGTAQWRPQNKSERTYFHKRSERDSRIDWHWDAVDLERFVRALSEPYPRAFSYYRGEKVEIIASTLSEARYGGTPGRVVVVEGGGVVVCGPDAHRGRNRGLLITRVRAADGQEHDAAGFFARGGYLTDAPA; this comes from the coding sequence ATGCGTATCGTGTCGTTCGGCTTTCAGACCTGGGGCCGCAAAACGCTACAGGCTCTGATCGATTCCGAGCATGAGGTGGTGCTCGCGGTGACCCACCCCGCCAGCGAGCATGCCTACAAGGGCATCTGGTCCGACTCGGTCGAGGAACTGGCTCGCGAGCACGGCATCCCGGTGCACCTGACCGAGCGCGCCGACGCCGAGACCATCGATCTGGTGAAGCGCGCCGAGCCGGACGTCATCGTGGTGAACAGCTGGTACACCTGGATGCCGCGGGAGCTGTACGCCATGCCGCCGCACGGCACGCTGAACCTGCACGACTCGCTGCTGCCGAAGTTCACCGGTTTCTCGCCCGTGCTGTGGGCCCTGATCAGCGGCGAGTCCGAATTCGGGTTGACGGTGCACCGGATGGACGAGGGGCTGGACTCCGGCGACATCCTGGTGCAGCGCGCGCTGCCGATCGGCCCGGACGCGACCGGGACCGAACTGGTGCTCGCCGGGCTGGAACTCATCCCGGGCGTGCTGGAGGAGGCGCTGACCGCCCTCGATTCCGGCACCGCGCAGTGGCGGCCGCAGAACAAGTCCGAGCGCACTTACTTCCACAAGCGGTCCGAGCGGGACAGCCGCATCGACTGGCATTGGGACGCGGTCGATCTCGAGCGTTTCGTGCGGGCGCTGTCGGAACCGTACCCGCGCGCCTTCTCCTACTATCGCGGCGAGAAGGTCGAGATCATCGCCTCGACGCTGTCCGAGGCGCGTTACGGCGGCACCCCGGGCCGCGTGGTGGTCGTGGAGGGTGGCGGCGTCGTGGTCTGCGGCCCGGACGCGCATCGCGGGCGCAACCGCGGCCTGCTGATCACCCGGGTCCGCGCCGCCGACGGGCAGGAACACGACGCGGCCGGGTTCTTCGCTCGCGGTGGCTATCTCACCGACGCACCGGCATGA
- a CDS encoding ABC transporter substrate-binding protein, whose amino-acid sequence MAAMALGLVLGAAACGSSDSTSGSGDAVTIKHTMGEATIEGTPERVVTIGPQWLDAAVALGVTPVGYLVPGAAPGQTVPWLPQSLAQQSKALTAGGDVAEQIAALNPDLIVAPGYMMDKAMYDKLSKLAPTIGPLTSAQIDPWEDQTTALGKALRKESAAEQVIADVHGKIDAVAARHPGLRGKTFLTCMLTTPTQLMVLADPKDGSAQAFTRMGLTMPEKLVAEAPSGGRLALSPERLGDLTADLLVCGAAPGLEAKFKQLPGYAELPSVRQGGIAFVDMITINAINVPTALSLPYVLDKLEPTLANVGK is encoded by the coding sequence ATGGCCGCAATGGCACTGGGGCTCGTCCTGGGCGCGGCCGCGTGCGGGTCGAGCGACAGCACGTCCGGGTCGGGCGACGCGGTGACCATCAAACACACCATGGGCGAGGCCACCATCGAGGGCACGCCCGAACGGGTGGTCACGATCGGCCCGCAGTGGCTCGACGCCGCGGTGGCGCTGGGTGTCACGCCCGTCGGCTACCTGGTGCCCGGCGCCGCGCCCGGGCAGACGGTGCCCTGGCTGCCGCAGTCGCTGGCCCAGCAATCGAAGGCGCTGACCGCCGGTGGCGACGTCGCCGAGCAGATCGCCGCGCTGAACCCGGATCTCATCGTGGCCCCCGGCTACATGATGGACAAGGCCATGTACGACAAGCTGTCCAAGCTGGCGCCCACGATCGGCCCGCTGACCAGCGCCCAGATCGACCCCTGGGAAGACCAGACGACCGCGCTCGGCAAGGCCTTGCGCAAGGAGTCGGCGGCCGAACAGGTGATCGCCGATGTGCACGGCAAGATCGACGCCGTCGCCGCGCGGCACCCGGGCTTGCGCGGCAAGACCTTCCTCACCTGCATGCTGACCACCCCGACCCAGCTCATGGTGCTCGCTGACCCGAAAGACGGTTCCGCCCAGGCATTCACGCGGATGGGGCTGACCATGCCGGAGAAGCTGGTGGCGGAGGCGCCCAGCGGAGGCCGGCTGGCGCTGTCGCCGGAGCGGCTGGGCGACCTGACCGCCGATCTGCTGGTCTGTGGCGCCGCACCGGGCCTGGAGGCGAAGTTCAAGCAACTGCCCGGCTACGCGGAGTTGCCGTCGGTGCGCCAGGGCGGCATCGCCTTCGTCGACATGATCACGATCAACGCCATCAACGTGCCGACCGCGCTGTCGCTGCCGTACGTGCTCGACAAGCTGGAACCGACGCTCGCGAACGTCGGGAAGTGA
- a CDS encoding non-ribosomal peptide synthetase encodes MSGPGGGASRRPLSAGQRRIWFLQTRDPEDTTLNTCAVFRLRGAVDAARLRAAIDAVAARHEILRSTYLSDAEGEPHRVVRADAAPAWQESDISELPQASRARRLEVLVRRAAARPFDPTTESPLRCLLIRTAATEYAFALITHAIGWDDDSWPLFCDEVTHTYDNTPTEPNPAAVVGDSGVTGGEVAHAYGNTAAEPNLDAIVGDSSFTGGEVAHAYGNTAAEPILGAVVGDSGVTGSEVAHAYGNTPTEPNLGAVVGDSGVTGAGDAVEHGGMTADGGAVDDGVEYWRRVLRPLPQPLELPGRTVPPGSGSPRAGRRSRGLSAESVDRAEGFARAQGTTLFAVLLAAYDVLLHRYTAATDFLVSVPVSLRAGNEGIGYFGNSLLLRAAVRPTDTFAELTAAVGAAVAAARTHRGVGIDRVVREVNPERGGGRDGLEQLVRTAFGVRDRLPRFAFDGLASELLEFGSPGTRIPLSLTVILDAAGARVEAEYQADLLEDRIVEQVLTHYVRLLETAPAQPRRRIGDLDMFGGEDRAGILARSHGELVASEPTTLVALFERSVARAPDATALVSAADGDREYTYDGLDRRANRLAHGLIRRGVGPEDVVGLRLTTSVDFVVAVLAVLKTGAAYLPIDPAYPAERIDRMVADAHPRFVLGHEEMRAAENAAALPDTAPTDADRVRPLRPDNLAYVIYTSGSTGTPKGVPVAHAAIAEHVAGFCAEWGMQARDRLLQSSSVSFDASLLDLFVTLTLGACLVVPKPDAFRDIPYVADLISRCGVTVLHMVPSLLRTFLMLPEVNQWRALRHVPVGGEALHGEVADRFAGVFDAELRNHYGPTEAVVSATHLTVEGPQGTRIVPIGHPNRNVYVYLLDERLQLVPAGVVGEIYLGGTQLARGYLRRTGATAERFVADPFQPGRRLYRTGDLARRNVRGELEFLGRADEQVKVRGYRIELGEVEVTVASHPAVAQCVATAVPDKAIGTVLAAYVVPAADADVDIDAVRAHAAAVLPEYMVPSAFAVIDEIPLTEHGKLDRRALPRPAPASVELYREPVTATEIRLAELFAQLFGADRVGADDSFFDLGGHSLLAARLLARIRAEFDVEIGVRVLFETPTVGGLAALVEAAAARNTPLEVG; translated from the coding sequence ATGAGCGGCCCGGGCGGCGGTGCGAGCCGGCGGCCGCTGTCGGCGGGCCAGCGCCGCATCTGGTTCCTGCAGACCCGCGACCCCGAGGACACCACGCTCAACACCTGCGCGGTGTTCCGCCTGCGCGGCGCGGTGGACGCCGCACGGCTGCGCGCGGCGATCGACGCGGTCGCCGCCCGGCACGAAATCCTGCGCAGCACCTACCTTTCCGACGCGGAGGGCGAGCCCCACCGCGTCGTGCGCGCCGACGCGGCCCCCGCCTGGCAGGAATCGGACATCTCGGAACTGCCGCAGGCGAGCCGCGCCCGCCGCCTGGAGGTCCTGGTGCGCCGCGCGGCCGCCCGGCCCTTCGACCCGACCACCGAGTCACCGCTGCGATGCCTGCTGATCCGCACGGCCGCAACCGAATACGCCTTCGCGCTGATAACACACGCCATCGGCTGGGACGACGACTCCTGGCCCCTCTTCTGCGACGAGGTCACCCACACCTACGACAACACCCCCACCGAGCCCAACCCTGCCGCCGTCGTGGGTGACAGCGGCGTTACGGGGGGCGAGGTAGCCCACGCCTACGGCAACACTGCCGCAGAGCCCAACCTCGATGCCATCGTGGGCGACAGCAGCTTTACGGGAGGTGAGGTAGCCCACGCCTACGGCAACACTGCCGCAGAGCCCATCCTTGGTGCCGTCGTGGGTGACAGCGGCGTTACGGGGAGCGAGGTAGCCCACGCCTACGGCAATACGCCAACCGAGCCCAACCTTGGTGCCGTCGTGGGTGACAGCGGCGTTACGGGGGCGGGGGATGCGGTCGAGCACGGCGGCATGACGGCCGACGGTGGTGCGGTAGACGACGGCGTCGAGTATTGGCGGCGGGTGTTGCGGCCGCTGCCGCAGCCGTTGGAGTTGCCGGGGCGGACGGTGCCGCCAGGATCGGGGTCACCGCGGGCGGGTCGACGCAGCCGCGGGCTGTCCGCCGAATCGGTCGACCGCGCCGAGGGCTTCGCGCGGGCGCAGGGCACGACGCTGTTCGCGGTGCTGCTCGCGGCCTACGACGTGCTCCTGCATCGGTATACCGCGGCGACGGATTTCCTGGTCTCCGTCCCGGTTTCGCTGCGCGCGGGGAACGAGGGCATCGGGTACTTCGGCAACTCGCTGCTGCTGCGCGCCGCCGTGCGCCCCACCGACACCTTCGCCGAACTCACCGCGGCCGTGGGCGCTGCCGTCGCCGCCGCCCGGACCCATCGCGGCGTGGGCATCGATCGGGTGGTGCGCGAGGTCAATCCGGAACGCGGAGGCGGCCGGGACGGGCTCGAGCAGCTCGTCCGCACCGCGTTCGGGGTGCGGGACCGGCTGCCGCGCTTCGCCTTCGACGGTCTCGCGAGCGAGCTGCTCGAGTTCGGCAGCCCGGGCACCCGGATCCCGTTGTCGCTCACGGTGATCCTGGACGCCGCCGGCGCCCGCGTCGAAGCCGAGTATCAGGCGGATCTGCTCGAGGACCGGATTGTCGAGCAAGTGCTCACCCACTACGTGCGGCTGCTGGAGACCGCTCCCGCCCAGCCGCGGCGGCGGATCGGGGATCTCGACATGTTCGGCGGCGAGGACCGCGCGGGCATCCTGGCCCGGTCGCACGGGGAACTGGTCGCGTCGGAGCCCACCACGTTGGTGGCGCTGTTCGAACGCAGCGTCGCCCGCGCGCCGGACGCCACGGCGCTCGTCAGCGCGGCCGACGGCGACCGGGAGTACACCTACGACGGGCTCGACCGGCGCGCGAACCGGCTGGCGCACGGGCTGATCCGCCGAGGCGTCGGCCCGGAGGATGTCGTCGGACTGCGGCTGACCACCTCGGTCGATTTCGTCGTCGCCGTGCTGGCCGTGCTCAAGACAGGCGCCGCCTACCTGCCGATCGACCCGGCCTATCCCGCCGAGCGCATCGATCGGATGGTCGCCGACGCGCATCCGCGATTCGTTCTGGGCCACGAGGAAATGCGCGCGGCCGAGAACGCGGCGGCGTTGCCCGACACCGCCCCCACCGACGCCGACCGGGTGCGTCCGCTGCGGCCGGACAACCTCGCCTATGTCATCTACACCTCCGGCTCCACCGGCACCCCCAAGGGCGTCCCGGTGGCGCACGCCGCGATCGCCGAGCACGTGGCGGGTTTCTGCGCGGAATGGGGGATGCAGGCGCGGGACCGCCTGCTGCAGTCGTCGTCGGTGAGCTTCGACGCGTCGCTGCTCGACCTGTTCGTCACGCTGACCCTCGGCGCCTGCCTGGTGGTTCCGAAGCCCGACGCCTTCCGCGACATTCCCTACGTCGCCGACCTGATCTCCCGCTGCGGCGTGACCGTGCTGCACATGGTCCCGTCGCTGCTGCGGACGTTCCTGATGCTGCCCGAGGTGAACCAGTGGCGGGCGCTGCGGCACGTCCCGGTCGGTGGCGAGGCGCTGCACGGAGAGGTCGCCGACCGCTTCGCCGGGGTGTTCGACGCCGAACTGCGCAACCACTACGGCCCCACCGAGGCCGTCGTCTCGGCGACGCACCTGACCGTCGAGGGCCCGCAGGGCACCCGGATCGTGCCGATCGGGCACCCCAACCGCAATGTGTACGTCTACCTGCTCGACGAGCGGTTGCAGTTGGTGCCCGCCGGCGTCGTCGGCGAGATCTACCTCGGCGGAACACAATTGGCGCGCGGTTACCTGCGGCGCACCGGGGCGACGGCGGAGCGCTTCGTGGCCGACCCGTTCCAGCCGGGCCGCCGCCTGTACCGCACCGGAGATCTGGCGCGCCGCAATGTGCGCGGCGAACTCGAATTCCTCGGCCGCGCCGACGAACAGGTGAAGGTGCGCGGCTACCGGATCGAGCTCGGCGAGGTAGAGGTCACCGTCGCGAGCCACCCGGCGGTGGCGCAGTGCGTGGCGACGGCAGTGCCGGACAAGGCGATCGGCACCGTGCTGGCGGCCTACGTCGTCCCGGCGGCCGACGCTGATGTCGACATCGACGCGGTGCGCGCGCACGCCGCGGCGGTGCTGCCGGAGTACATGGTGCCCAGCGCTTTCGCGGTGATCGACGAGATCCCGCTCACCGAACACGGCAAGCTCGACCGGCGCGCGCTGCCCCGTCCCGCGCCCGCGAGCGTCGAGCTGTACCGGGAACCGGTGACCGCCACCGAGATCCGGCTCGCCGAACTGTTCGCGCAGTTGTTCGGGGCCGACCGGGTCGGTGCCGACGACTCGTTCTTCGACCTCGGCGGCCACTCGTTGCTGGCGGCCCGGCTGCTCGCCCGCATCCGCGCCGAATTCGATGTCGAGATCGGGGTGCGGGTGCTGTTCGAGACCCCGACTGTGGGCGGCCTGGCGGCGCTGGTGGAGGCGGCCGCGGCCCGCAACACACCGCTGGAGGTGGGCTGA
- a CDS encoding RluA family pseudouridine synthase — protein MRRRQKPPLPKRHGLDPARLRLPEEGSWATIRDHLVERLPRVPAARIDELLAAGAIVDLNGPIAPDAPYLPGGAVWFHRDLPQETAVPFEIAIVHRDDTLLVVDKPHFLSTIPRGQHILQTALVRLRRELDLPDLIPAHRLDRATAGLVLFVIDPARRGAYQTLFHRRRVYKRYEAIARYDPALALPCTVRSRIVKERHVIRAFEVAGEPNAETLVELLEHRDGLGRYRLTPHTGRTHQLRLHMNGLGIPILGDDFYPELTDRAVDDFTRPLQLLATTLEFTDPITREPRRFTTTRSLQAWTDPAGWAR, from the coding sequence GTGCGACGCAGGCAGAAGCCGCCGCTGCCGAAGCGGCACGGACTGGATCCGGCGCGGCTGCGGCTGCCGGAGGAAGGCAGCTGGGCGACGATCCGCGACCATCTCGTGGAGCGGCTGCCTCGCGTGCCCGCCGCCCGGATCGACGAATTGCTCGCGGCGGGCGCCATCGTCGATCTGAACGGCCCCATCGCGCCGGACGCGCCGTACCTGCCGGGCGGGGCCGTGTGGTTCCACCGGGACCTGCCGCAGGAGACGGCGGTGCCGTTCGAGATCGCGATCGTGCACCGCGACGACACCCTGCTCGTGGTCGACAAGCCGCATTTCCTGTCCACCATCCCGCGCGGGCAGCACATTCTGCAGACCGCCCTGGTACGGCTGCGGCGAGAGCTGGACCTGCCGGACCTGATTCCGGCGCACCGGCTCGACCGGGCCACCGCGGGCTTGGTGCTGTTCGTGATCGATCCGGCCCGCCGCGGCGCGTACCAGACCCTGTTCCACCGCCGCCGCGTGTACAAGCGGTACGAGGCGATCGCCCGATACGACCCGGCACTCGCCCTGCCGTGCACCGTTCGCAGCCGAATCGTCAAGGAACGCCACGTTATCCGGGCCTTCGAGGTGGCGGGCGAGCCGAACGCCGAGACCCTGGTGGAGTTGCTCGAGCACCGCGACGGGCTGGGCCGCTACCGCCTGACCCCGCACACCGGCCGCACCCACCAGTTGCGCCTGCACATGAACGGCCTCGGCATTCCCATCCTCGGCGACGATTTCTACCCCGAGCTCACCGACCGCGCCGTCGACGACTTCACCCGCCCGCTCCAACTGCTCGCCACCACACTGGAATTCACCGATCCGATCACCCGCGAGCCGCGCCGCTTCACCACCACCCGTTCCCTGCAGGCCTGGACCGATCCGGCCGGCTGGGCGCGATGA
- a CDS encoding condensation domain-containing protein: MPDSPRSDRGIPLTLAQQAALLPERMRRTPASDLAVTLEISPGLDAAALDRAAVAVLAQHEILRTVYPDDRRIPYQRVVPAPESVVEVVETGEPELAAALAADADHRFDLLSELPVRIRLYRLPDRQVLSIVAHPVAADDRSLELLVAALFAAYDGAAVAPAPQYRTFALAQLKTLAGTVSDDAGLAHWLQRLADLPERADLTDAEPGTEPVRRRVFRVAPGSIAGATTEAAFAAVVAHVLSAAGMGDDIAVGIADPDREGAATAFGNFTNHLVLRLDPTGGRPARQLVEQAAAQVDEARAHTGTRIERITHQMRGMAAVSSGSLFQALVTVRPAAPLVPETAGRTVRELARRTARPHGVDVVVDVVTDAEGATVTVDFAPALAAHPEVGGLAEALEQTYAQWAAAPESSVAPVAAPALYTRDEMPEPGVTGLGGAPRTDAERLLAEAIREILELDEDDEVGRKDTFFSLGGDSIAALRLVTLLGERGHTLDVQKVFEFPALHELAEQLESADPAAAAAAAAAPEVAPMAASGLDPAALQALGRKFAAQ; encoded by the coding sequence ATGCCTGATTCACCTCGATCCGACCGCGGCATCCCGCTGACGTTGGCCCAGCAGGCGGCGCTGCTGCCGGAACGCATGCGCCGCACCCCGGCGTCCGATCTCGCTGTCACACTGGAGATTTCGCCCGGACTCGATGCCGCGGCGCTGGACCGTGCCGCGGTGGCGGTGCTCGCGCAGCACGAGATCCTGCGGACGGTGTACCCCGACGATCGCCGGATTCCCTATCAGCGTGTCGTTCCCGCGCCGGAATCGGTGGTCGAGGTCGTCGAGACCGGCGAGCCCGAACTAGCGGCCGCGCTGGCCGCCGACGCGGACCACCGGTTCGACCTGCTGAGCGAGCTGCCGGTGCGAATCCGGTTGTACCGCTTGCCGGATCGCCAGGTGCTGTCGATCGTCGCGCACCCGGTGGCCGCCGATGATCGGTCGCTCGAGCTGCTGGTGGCGGCGCTGTTCGCGGCGTACGACGGCGCTGCCGTGGCCCCCGCGCCGCAGTACCGCACCTTCGCCCTCGCCCAACTGAAGACGCTGGCGGGCACCGTATCCGACGACGCGGGGCTGGCCCACTGGCTGCAGCGGCTGGCGGATCTGCCCGAGCGCGCGGACCTCACCGACGCGGAGCCGGGTACCGAACCGGTGCGGCGCAGGGTATTCCGCGTCGCGCCCGGCTCGATCGCCGGTGCGACCACCGAGGCGGCGTTCGCCGCGGTGGTGGCGCACGTGCTGAGCGCGGCGGGCATGGGCGACGATATCGCCGTCGGCATCGCGGATCCCGACCGCGAAGGCGCCGCGACCGCGTTCGGCAACTTCACCAATCACCTTGTGCTGCGCCTCGATCCGACCGGTGGCCGCCCCGCGCGGCAACTCGTGGAGCAGGCCGCCGCGCAGGTGGACGAGGCCCGCGCGCACACCGGCACCCGCATCGAGCGCATCACCCATCAGATGCGTGGCATGGCGGCGGTGTCCAGCGGCTCGCTGTTCCAGGCGCTGGTGACCGTGCGTCCCGCCGCCCCGCTGGTCCCCGAGACTGCGGGCCGGACGGTGCGTGAACTCGCCCGCCGGACCGCCCGGCCGCACGGGGTCGACGTCGTGGTGGACGTCGTCACCGACGCCGAGGGCGCGACCGTGACCGTGGATTTCGCCCCGGCGCTCGCCGCCCACCCTGAAGTCGGCGGGCTCGCCGAAGCGCTCGAGCAGACCTACGCGCAGTGGGCCGCGGCGCCGGAGAGCTCGGTGGCCCCGGTCGCCGCGCCCGCGCTGTACACCCGCGACGAGATGCCGGAGCCGGGCGTCACGGGACTCGGCGGCGCCCCGCGCACCGACGCGGAACGGCTGCTCGCCGAGGCCATCCGCGAGATTCTCGAGCTCGACGAGGACGACGAGGTCGGGCGCAAGGACACCTTCTTCTCGCTGGGCGGTGACAGCATCGCCGCGCTGCGGCTGGTCACGCTGCTCGGCGAGCGCGGGCACACCCTGGACGTGCAGAAGGTTTTCGAGTTCCCGGCGCTGCACGAACTCGCCGAACAGCTGGAGTCCGCCGATCCGGCGGCCGCTGCCGCCGCGGCTGCGGCTCCTGAGGTGGCGCCGATGGCCGCCTCGGGTCTGGACCCGGCTGCGCTGCAGGCCCTCGGCCGGAAGTTCGCCGCACAGTGA
- a CDS encoding SidA/IucD/PvdA family monooxygenase, producing the protein METLLVVGAGPKAMAVAAKARVLRELGLPAPRVVVVESHTVGGNWLPSGGWTDGQHRLGTGPEKDVGFPYRSTWARGHNRAIDQAMIAYSWTSFLVESGTYAEWIDRGRPSPHHHVWAKYLQWVARKAEVELVTGTVRSIRAAADGWLVSVADSDGTLTEIDTDRLMITGPGNSRRALADHPKVLSIADFWDLAGKRRLPASSRAAVIGGGETAGSAVDELVHHDVLTVSVISPAATIYTRGESFFENALFSDPAKWRALSLQERRDVIRRTDRGVFSVRVQENVLGDNRVHHLQGRVVRVAEQGDGVALTLRNELRPDQVHTFDLVIDATGGQPLWFLELFDADAADLVELAVGGPITQARLEAAIGHDLAVDGLESKLYLPNLAGLAQGPGFPNLSCLGELSDRVLGGAAPRPMVGAARGGEAHRPA; encoded by the coding sequence GTGGAAACGCTTCTCGTGGTCGGAGCCGGGCCGAAAGCGATGGCCGTCGCGGCCAAGGCGCGGGTGCTGCGGGAGCTGGGTCTGCCCGCTCCGCGCGTGGTGGTCGTGGAATCACATACGGTGGGCGGGAATTGGCTGCCCAGCGGCGGCTGGACCGACGGCCAGCACCGGTTGGGCACCGGCCCGGAGAAGGACGTCGGCTTCCCGTACCGCTCCACCTGGGCGCGTGGGCACAACCGGGCGATCGATCAGGCGATGATCGCCTACAGTTGGACCTCGTTCCTGGTCGAGAGCGGCACCTACGCCGAATGGATCGACCGCGGCCGCCCCAGCCCGCACCACCACGTCTGGGCGAAATATCTGCAGTGGGTGGCCCGTAAGGCCGAGGTCGAACTGGTCACCGGCACGGTCCGCAGCATTCGGGCCGCCGCCGACGGATGGCTGGTCTCGGTGGCCGACTCCGACGGCACACTCACCGAGATCGACACCGATCGGCTGATGATCACGGGTCCGGGCAACAGTCGCCGCGCACTCGCCGACCATCCGAAAGTGCTGAGTATCGCCGACTTCTGGGATCTGGCCGGAAAACGCCGGCTGCCTGCCTCCTCGCGCGCTGCGGTCATCGGCGGCGGCGAGACGGCCGGGTCGGCGGTGGACGAACTGGTGCACCATGACGTCCTCACCGTCTCGGTGATCTCACCCGCCGCCACCATCTACACCCGCGGCGAGAGCTTCTTCGAGAACGCGCTGTTCAGCGATCCGGCCAAGTGGCGGGCGCTGAGCCTGCAGGAGCGCCGCGACGTCATCCGCCGCACCGACCGCGGGGTGTTCTCGGTGCGGGTGCAGGAGAATGTGCTGGGCGACAACCGAGTTCATCATCTGCAGGGCCGGGTGGTGCGGGTGGCCGAGCAGGGCGACGGGGTGGCGCTGACGCTGCGCAACGAGTTACGCCCGGACCAGGTCCACACCTTCGACCTGGTGATCGACGCGACCGGCGGTCAGCCGCTGTGGTTCCTGGAACTGTTCGACGCCGACGCCGCGGACCTGGTGGAGCTCGCGGTGGGCGGCCCGATCACGCAGGCGCGTCTGGAGGCCGCCATCGGTCACGACCTGGCGGTCGACGGGCTGGAGTCGAAGCTGTATCTGCCGAATCTCGCGGGCTTGGCGCAGGGGCCCGGATTTCCGAATCTCAGCTGCCTGGGCGAACTTTCGGACCGCGTGCTGGGCGGGGCGGCGCCGCGTCCGATGGTCGGGGCGGCCCGCGGTGGCGAGGCGCACCGACCGGCCTGA
- a CDS encoding AMP-binding protein — protein sequence MLGVMSGMAGARTVSGLTPALRQRLLEEWATGVEPSDVVGLPRLLRRAWAVPVARPAVRCGDDRLDYGELCARVGRSAGTRSAPAAGAEQAVRLLALPAVHDGGLIRLGAGSRSVAVTAGAVAVAVADRCAVAAEQRWEWADPALGSPDVRLVVAPWDSVGTLVELLAAIADGATLVVPTDAQRTDPVALTELISARSVTHVVASPADLAGLRGCGLPTVRRWDVVGTQCPAGLSDRLRASSPEAVTSFGYALPVYAGPVARGPLDGSGRARPIPGARLLVLDDYRQPVPPGVVGEVYAGGAALMEDGARPAASRFLADPFPVEGVSPRLYRTGARARWTADGWLVLADGLGAAPPRQLVGRLTSTTLLA from the coding sequence ATGCTCGGCGTGATGTCCGGGATGGCCGGGGCGCGAACGGTTTCCGGGCTGACACCGGCGCTGCGGCAGCGGCTGCTGGAGGAATGGGCGACCGGGGTGGAACCGTCGGACGTGGTGGGCCTCCCCCGATTACTGCGCCGGGCCTGGGCCGTACCGGTCGCCCGGCCCGCGGTGCGCTGTGGTGACGACCGTCTCGACTACGGCGAGTTGTGCGCCCGCGTCGGCAGATCGGCCGGTACGCGGTCGGCGCCTGCCGCCGGTGCGGAGCAGGCTGTGCGGCTGCTCGCGCTTCCGGCCGTGCACGACGGCGGCCTGATTCGGCTCGGTGCGGGGAGCCGGAGCGTGGCCGTGACCGCCGGTGCGGTGGCCGTCGCGGTCGCCGACCGCTGCGCGGTGGCGGCCGAACAGCGTTGGGAGTGGGCCGATCCCGCGCTCGGCTCGCCCGACGTACGGCTCGTCGTCGCGCCGTGGGACAGCGTCGGCACGCTGGTGGAGCTGCTCGCCGCGATCGCGGACGGGGCGACGCTGGTGGTCCCGACCGACGCCCAGCGCACGGATCCGGTGGCGCTGACCGAATTGATCAGCGCGCGTTCGGTGACCCACGTGGTCGCCTCGCCCGCGGACCTCGCGGGCCTGCGCGGCTGCGGCCTGCCCACGGTGCGACGCTGGGACGTCGTCGGAACACAGTGCCCCGCAGGGCTGTCCGACCGGCTGCGCGCCTCGTCGCCGGAGGCGGTGACGAGTTTCGGCTACGCACTGCCGGTGTACGCCGGTCCCGTCGCCCGCGGGCCGCTCGACGGCAGCGGCCGCGCCCGGCCGATCCCCGGCGCCCGGCTGCTGGTGCTCGACGACTACCGGCAGCCGGTGCCGCCGGGCGTGGTGGGGGAGGTCTACGCCGGGGGCGCCGCGCTGATGGAAGACGGCGCCCGGCCCGCCGCGAGCCGCTTCCTCGCCGATCCCTTTCCGGTCGAAGGAGTTTCGCCCCGGCTGTATCGGACCGGCGCGCGGGCGCGCTGGACCGCGGACGGCTGGCTGGTCCTCGCGGACGGCCTCGGTGCGGCTCCGCCGCGGCAGCTGGTGGGCCGACTCACCTCCACAACCTTATTAGCTTAG